The following are encoded in a window of Strigops habroptila isolate Jane chromosome 9, bStrHab1.2.pri, whole genome shotgun sequence genomic DNA:
- the POU3F4 gene encoding POU domain, class 3, transcription factor 4 — protein MATAASNPYSLLGSGSLAHADGAGMQQGSPFRNPQKLLQSEYLQGVPGNGHPLGHHWVTSLSDSGPWPSALAGGPLEQPDVKPGREDLQLGAIIHHRSPHVSHHSPHANHPSAWGASPAHSASLAPPAAAAAAAGQPLNVYSQAGFAVGGMLEHGGLTPPPAAAQGLHPGLRGEGGGEHGELGGHHCQDHSDEETPTSDELEQFAKQFKQRRIKLGFTQADVGLALGTLYGNVFSQTTICRFEALQLSFKNMCKLKPLLNKWLEEADSSTGSPTSIDKIAAQGRKRKKRTSIEVSVKGVLETHFLKCPKPAAQEISSLADSLQLEKEVVRVWFCNRRQKEKRMTPPGEQPQHDVYSHGVKTDTACHDL, from the coding sequence ATGGCCACAGCCGCCTCCAACCCCTACAGCCTCCTCGGCTCCGGCTCGCTCGCCCATGCGGACGGCGCGGGCATGCAGCAGGGGAGCCCCTTCCGCAACCcgcagaagctgctgcagagcgAGTACCTGCAGGGCGTCCCGGGCAATGGGCACCCGCTGGGGCACCACTGGGTGACCAGCCTCAGCGACAGCGGGCCCTGGCCCTCGGCGCTGGCCGGCGGCCCGCTGGAGCAGCCCGACGTGAAGCCGGGCCGCGAGGACCTGCAGCTGGGCGCCATCATCCACCACCGCTCGCCCCACGTCTCCCATCACTCGCCCCACGCCAACCACCCCAGCGCCTGGGGCGCCAGCCCGGCCCACAGCGCCTCGCTGGCCCcccccgccgcagccgccgccgccgccgggcagCCCCTCAACGTGTATTCGCAGGCGGGCTTCGCGGTGGGCGGCATGCTGGAGCACGGCGGGCTGaccccgccgcccgccgccgcgcaggGCTTGCACCCGGGGCTGCGGGGCGAGGGCGGCGGGGAGCACGGAGAGCTGGGCGGGCACCACTGCCAGGACCACTCGGACGAGGAGACGCCGACCTCGGATGAGCTGGAGCAGTTCGCCAAGCAGTTCAAGCAGCGGCGCATCAAGCTGGGCTTCACCCAGGCCGACGTGGGGCTGGCCCTCGGGACCCTCTACGGGAACGTCTTCTCGCAGACCACCATCTGCCGTTTCGAGGCCCTGCAGCTCAGCTTCAAGAACATGTGCAAGCTGAAGCCGCTGCTGAACAAGTGGCTGGAGGAGGCCGACTCCTCCACCGGCAGCCCCACCAGCATCGACAAGATCGCGGcgcaggggaggaagaggaagaagcgCACCTCCATCGAGGTGAGTGTCAAGGGCGTGCTGGAGACGCACTTTCTCAAGTGCCCCAAGCCGGCTGCCCAGGAGATCTCCTCGCTGGCAGacagcctgcagctggagaaagaggTGGTGCGGGTCTGGTTCTGCAACCGGCGGCAGAAGGAGAAGCGGATGACCCCGCCGGGCGAGCAGCCGCAGCACGACGTCTATTCCCACGGCGTGAAAACGGACACGGCCTGCCACGACCTCTGA